Proteins encoded together in one Xenopus laevis strain J_2021 chromosome 6L, Xenopus_laevis_v10.1, whole genome shotgun sequence window:
- the msantd3.L gene encoding myb/SANT-like DNA-binding domain-containing protein 3, with amino-acid sequence MQNNEVLKPAKYFSELEKSVLLALVEKYKYVLECKKSDARTIALKQRTWQALAHEYNSQPSVSLRDFKQLKKCWENIKARTKKIMAHERREKGKLFGPESNSHQALKEKVASMLPEQLYFVQNQPEEERGYNHDTSNQEMDCKRVNLLDLEVLIDEQGKIQTKPFRKVPETNLLCDDGSPPQSIDKAFSNGDLELLIDEQGKIQAEPIRKVPVTDSQCIQGSPSSSLKTESFVVPERDVYEDQNSIANMHSSESSVHSTPIFPSSKLSANRTYGRKPSQNGIFTKMHEEQHHQQMSILQLQLIQMNEVHVAKVQQIERECEMAEEEHRIKMEILNKKKMYWERKLQTITKEWPVASFNRPFPNSP; translated from the exons ATGCAAAACAACGAAGTGCTAAAGCCTGCCAAGTACTTCTCGGAGCTGGAAAAGAGTGTGTTACTGGCACTGGTGGAAAAGTATAAGTATGTCCTAGAATGCAAGAAAAGTGATGCTCGAACTATTGCCCTAAAGCAGCGCACATGGCAGGCTTTAGCCCATGAATATAACTCCCAGCCTAGTGTGTCACTAAGGGATTTTAAGCAGCTGAAGAAATGTTGGGAAAACATCAAAGCTAGGACCAAAAAGATCATGGCCCATGAaaggagagaaaagggaaaactttTTGGCCCAGAGTCTAATAGTCATCAAGCATTGAAAGAAAAGGTTGCAAGTATGCTTCCTGAGCAACTCTATTTTGTACAAAACCAGCCAGAGGAAGAAAGAGGATACAACCATGATACTTCCAACCAAG AAATGGACTGCAAGAGAGTTAATTTGTTGGATCTGGAAGTACTTATTGATGAACAAGGCAAAATTCAGACCAAGCCTTTCAGGAAAGTGCCTGAAACAAATTTGTTATGTGATGATGGCTCACCTCCCCAGTCAATAGACAAAG CTTTTTCAAATGGAGATCTGGAACTTCTCATCGATGAGCAAGGTAAAATCCAAGCAGAACCAATTCGGAAAGTGCCTGTCACAGATTCACAGTGCATACAGGGCTCGCCTTCAAGCTCCCTAAAGACAG AATCCTTTGTTGTTCCTGAAAGAGATgtgtatgaagatcaaaattctATAGCCAACATGCACAGTTCTGAAAGCTCTGTTCATTCAACACCTATATTCCCATCCTCCAAATTATCTGCTAATAGGACCTATGGCCgcaaaccatcacaaaatggcatttttacaaAGATGCATGAAGAACAACACCACCAGCAGATGTCTATCCTTCAGCTGCAGTTGATTCAGATGAATGAGGTGCATGTGGCAAAAGTACAGCAGATTGAGAGAGAATGTGAGATGGCTGAGGAGGAACATCGGATAAAGATGGAGatcctgaataaaaagaaaatgtattgggaGAGAAAATTGCAGACAATCACCAAGGAGTGGCCAGTAGCATCATTTAACAGGCCTTTTCCTAATTCACCCTGA